A portion of the Apis mellifera strain DH4 linkage group LG6, Amel_HAv3.1, whole genome shotgun sequence genome contains these proteins:
- the LOC100577778 gene encoding uncharacterized protein LOC100577778, producing the protein MSATYPECQTDIRYNEYYDSITGYGYQDERYGQDEEDRQWDSGGKWYLGTSTYYENKRNRKTLPQRPASSIGIHRPDYRPTVTRQRSYESEELNYSGHSTRRRKPLQPQQRPPSRQEGTGKKLPPTPTKPSNVIINRMLATSSRQLPKTRTPSEESYHKSDYNEDYNYAYRSQDNLPQDTYIDSIYSEQSGYDQVHAPGKTQYAEDSQYGSSYTPQVDDQYGRSYQEPQTQDTYDQSYLQNSYKDEFQKPYVEQNTQVYQDTYQDITYPNASQPNDQYTSQPNDQYRKMSRDMIIDDNYQVMGGYDQNNVQYQDRKKVSTYKNTYQEQYDGYNVPSSVYDQNNVTNTYNQYQQEQYDSQYNINTSTDYQKTYPDTYNQETYNAKAYNQETYNQDTYIQDTYNQETYHQQEETYNQQDTYNQVVPISQSNYEDSYSKPQKDYVNYQTPYSKEETVNMTYENDYQDQYQEPYEDSYHESYQESFEEHYKESPAASTERRASEVPELSVTTPRGQTRTNGYQSSESDYYLMSQESQDVSSTTGVSRKKKHEKREPSPLVQQNTDSLESKDDELKEIETAVSSSISSIPQKKGIGDYPTPVDSSSVAPTLIESSQSSLQPVTTMVNHVTANHIPTSMTVTAMVHTTGNGKRLTRTESYQEEVMEDEEYPEIIPKEPQRKDSQLSYQSQHSSQHSVHSQKPKLTRGDSYASDHFPEESYSRRSSYAQSTRKDSFSSTTQENFKPPLTRTDSYQNRGSYGQNFSAPQPISRAESYQRGYFNDQKSVEEPEVSLSNAVNDDYKMREESLERYDDEPMLRDSREDSLMDTYKATPPMSHTDSPRGSITKQASLEESVQMDTPPRSPPEPPPDKELLEMVGAAPVPTQLKERPEMTAKQRWHWAYNQIVMQLRK; encoded by the exons ATGAGCGCCACGTATCCTGAATGCCAAACGGACATTAGGTACAATGAATACTACGATAGCATCACGGGATATGGTTATCAAGATGAAAG GTACGGCCAGGACGAAGAGGATAGACAATGGGACAGTGGAGGGAAGTGGTATCTAGGAACTAGTACCTATTATGAGAATAAACGGAATAGAAAAACGCTTCCACAGAGGCCTGCATCTAGTATCGGTATTCATCGACCCGATTACAGACCAACGGTTACCAGACAACGCAGTTACGAATCGGAGGAACTCAATTATAG TGGTCATAGCACTCGTCGTCGAAAACCGCTTCAACCGCAACAACGACCACCGTCTAGGCAAGAAGGAACGGGTAAAAAACTACCTCCGACACCAACAAAGCCAAGCAATGTTATTATCAATCGTATGCTTGCCACATCGAGCAGGCAACTGCCAAAGACTAGAACTCCTTCCGAGGAGAGCTATCACAAGTCTGACTACAACGAGGACTATAATTACGCTTATCGCAGCCAAGATAATTTACCTCAGGATACCTACATTGACAGTATATATAGCGAGCAAAGTGGTTACGACCAAGTGCACGCGCCTGGCAAAACTCAATATGCTGAGGATAGTCAATACGGGTCCAGTTACACGCCCCAGGTCGATGACCAGTATGGTCGTTCGTATCAAGAGCCACAGACACAGGATACGTACGATCAATCGTATTTACAAAACTCGTATAAGGACGAGTTTCAAAAGCCTTACGTGGAACAGAACACTCAGGTTTATCAGGATACGTATCAAGATATAACATATCCGAACGCGAGCCAACCGAATGATCAATACACTagccaaccgaacgatcaatacAGGAAAATGAGCAGAGATATGATAATAGACGACAATTACCAGGTGATGGGTGGTTACGATCAGAACAACGTTCAATATCAGGACAGGAAGAAAGTATCTACCTATAAGAACACGTATCAAGAGCAATACGATGGTTACAACGTGCCGTCGAGCGTATACGACCAAAATAACGTGACAAATACGTACAATCAATACCAACAAGAGCAATACGATTCTCAGTACAATATAAACACGTCGACTGATTACCAGAAGACATATCCGGATACGTATAATCAAGAAACGTACAACGCGAAAGCCTATAACCAGGAGACTTACAATCAGGACACGTATATTCAGGACACGTATAATCAAGAAACGTATCATCAGCAAGAAGAAACCTACAACCAGCAAGATACGTACAATCAGGTGGTGCCCATTTCGCAAAGTAATTACGAGGATAGTTACAGCAAACCCCAGAAAGATTACGTTAATTATCAAACACCGTATAGCAAAGAGGAGACTGTTAACATGACGTACGAGAACGATTATCAGGATCAGTATCAAGAGCCTTACGAAGATTCTTATCACGAATCTTATCAGGAATCGTTCGAGGAACATTACAAAGAGAGTCCAGCTGCCAGCACGGAGAGAAGAGCAAGCGAAGTCCCGGAATTATCGGTGACCACGCCACGGGGTCAGACGAGAACGAATGGATATCAGTCGAGCGAATCGGATTATTATCTGATGTCTCAGGAAAGTCAGGACGTGTCCTCGACTACCGGTgtatcgagaaagaagaagcacGAGAAACGTGAACCTAGCCCTCTCGTCCAGCAAAACACCGATTCCTTGGAATCCAAAGACGACGAGTTGAAGGAAATCGAAACTGCCGTGAGTTCTTCTATTAGTAGCATCCCACAGAAGAAAGGAATCGGTGATTATCCGACACCTGTCGACTCAAGTTCCGTTGCCCCTACTTTGATCGAATCTTCCCAAAGCAGCCTTCAGCCCGTCACAACGATGGTCAATCACGTGACAGCCAATCATATTCCAACGAGTATGACGGTGACGGCAATGGTTCACACAACGGGTAATGGGAAACGATTGACTAGAACCGAGTCGTATCAGGAGGAAGTGATGGAGGACGAAGAGTATCCGGAAATCATACCGAAAGAACCGCAGAGGAAAGACTCGCAGTTATCGTATCAGAGTCAACATTCTTCCCAACACAGCGTGCATTCTCAGAAACCAAAATTGACCAGAGGTGATTCTTACGCCTCCGACCACTTCCCCGAGGAATCGTACAGCAGGAGGAGTTCGTACGCGCAGTCAACGAGGAAagattctttctcttcgacCACGCAAGAGAACTTTAAACCGCCCCTCACCAGAACGGACTCGTATCAAAACAGAGGTAGCTACGGGCAGAACTTCAGCGCTCCTCAACCTATTTCCAGAGCTGAGAGTTATCAGCGCGGATATTTCAATGACCAAAAGTCTGTGGAGGAACCGGAAGTTAGCCTGAGCAATGCGGTGAACGACGATTACAAGATGAGGGAGGAATCTCTTGAAAG GTACGACGATGAACCAATGCTTCGTGATTCTCGGGAGGATTCGTTGATGGACACGTACAAAGCTACACCGCCGATGTCGCACACGGATAGCCCGCGTG GAAGCATAACGAAACAAGCGTCTTTAGAAGAAAGTGTTCAAATGGATACTCCACCCAGGAGTCCACCGGAACCACCACCGGATAAGGAGCTTCTAGAGATGGTTGGAGCTGCACCAGTGCCTACACAGTTGAAAGAAAGACCAGAGATGACGGCAAAGCAGCGATGGCATTGGGCGTATAATCAAATAGTGATGCAACTACGG AAGTAA